A single genomic interval of Corvus hawaiiensis isolate bCorHaw1 chromosome 5, bCorHaw1.pri.cur, whole genome shotgun sequence harbors:
- the MGAT4D gene encoding alpha-1,3-mannosyl-glycoprotein 4-beta-N-acetylglucosaminyltransferase-like protein MGAT4D isoform X2, with the protein MRLRLGQVLPALCLCAAFPLLWYAVWQGSRGNDLDMYQHQLLELQQRLLYAEEENKKRSHELNSALDEIKHIIARRMNMTKNHTGDMKWKELNFPSKLPVHLTNVYYYLPHLQEYEDAIFPNVIFGQQRTGVSLVMGIPTVKREKQNYLIDTLHSLLYKLSEEQKKDCIIIIFIAEVDVEYVKRVSESVKTSFPREVQSGALEVISPPASYYPDLSNLKKTLGDSEDRVRWRTKQNLDYSFLMLYAQPKGTFYLQLEDDIIATPDYIESIKSFAAQQSQDWMVLEFSQLGFIGKLFKSEDLPLIVEFFLMFYKDKPIDWLIDHLLWVKVCNPEKDSTHCEKEKSKLRIRAKPSLFQHMGVYSSLAGKIQNLKDKDFRKNLLLKAHNNPPAKLDTSLRIYHQYTLEKVYKGQDCFWASAPVAGDYIRFTFLNPLEVEKYLFRSGNMEHPGDKLFNTTVEVLPADEMLIKELVDNGSKLNYPATKDGYLKIGAFENGIAEGSINRSVGRIQAIRLSVNSDSPVWAILSEEINLLH; encoded by the exons GAAATGACTTAGATATGTACCAACACCAGTTGCTGGAACTTCAGCAGAGACTATTGTAtgctgaagaggaaaataaaaaaagatcaCACGAACTGAACAGTGCCCTAGATGAAATTAAACATATAATTGCAAGAAGAATGAACATgacaaaaaaccacacag GTGATATGAAGTGGAAAGAATTAAACTTCCCCAGCAAACTCCCCGTGCATCTTACAAATGTGTACTACTATCTCCCTCACCTTCAAGAATATGAAGATGCAATTTTCCCAAATGTTATTTTTGGGCAACAGAGAACTGGAG TCTCCCTGGTGATGGGTATTCCTAcagtgaaaagggaaaaacaaaattaccTGATTGATACATTGCATTCCCTACTGTACAAACTTTCTGAAGAGCAAAAGAAGGACTGCATAATAATCATCTTTATAGCAGAG gTGGATGTAGAGTATGTTAAGAGGGTTTCAGAAAGTGTTAAAACCAG CTTCCCCAGAGAAGTCCAGTCTGGAGCCCTAGAGGTtatttctcctcctgcttcttaTTACCCAGATCTTTCCAACCTGAAGAAAACACTTGGAGATTCTGAGGACAGAGTAAG GTGGAGAACTAAACAGAATTTGGATTATAGCTTTTTAATGCTATATGCTCAACCTAAGGGAACATTTTATTTACAG ctGGAAGATGATATTATAGCCACACCTGATTATATTGAAAGTATAAAAAGCTTTGCTGCTCAACAGTCCCAAGATTGGATGGTTCTCGAGTTCTCCCAGCTTGGATTTATTG GAAAATTGTTTAAATCAGAAGACTTGCCACTCATAGTGGaattttttctcatgttctaTAAGGATAAGCCCATAGACTGGCTTATAGACCACCTGCTCTGGGTTAAAGTGTGCAATCCAGAAAAGGATTCA ACACACTGTGAAAAGGAGAAGTCAAAGTTACGTATCCGTGCTAAACCATCTCTCTTTCAGCATATGGGAGTTTATTCATCATTGGCTGGGAAGATACAGAATTTGAAA GATaaagattttagaaaaaatCTGCTACTTAAAGCACATAATAATCCACCTGCAAAACTGGATACAAGCCTAAGAATATACCACCAATATACCTTGGAAAAAGTTTATAAAGGACAAGACTGTTTTTGGGCttcagctccagtggcaggtgACTACATCAGGTTCACATTTTTAAATCCACTAGAAGTTGAAAA GTACTTGTTCAGAAGTGGAAACATGGAGCACCCTGGTGATAAACTGTTTAACACTACTGTGGAAGTGTTGCCAGCTGAT gaaaTGCTAATAAAAGAATTGGTTGATAATGGAAGTAAATTAAACTACCCAGCAACCAAAGACGGGTATCTAAAAATAG ggGCTTTTGAAAATGGCATTGCAGAAGGCAGCATTAATCGGTCAGTAGGAAGAATACAGGCTATTCGTTTATCAGTCAATTCTGATTCTCCAGTCTGGGCAATACTGAGTGAG GAGATAAATTTACTTCATTGA
- the MGAT4D gene encoding alpha-1,3-mannosyl-glycoprotein 4-beta-N-acetylglucosaminyltransferase-like protein MGAT4D isoform X1, translated as MRLRLGQVLPALCLCAAFPLLWYAVWQGSRGNDLDMYQHQLLELQQRLLYAEEENKKRSHELNSALDEIKHIIARRMNMTKNHTGDMKWKELNFPSKLPVHLTNVYYYLPHLQEYEDAIFPNVIFGQQRTGVSLVMGIPTVKREKQNYLIDTLHSLLYKLSEEQKKDCIIIIFIAEVDVEYVKRVSESVKTSFPREVQSGALEVISPPASYYPDLSNLKKTLGDSEDRVRWRTKQNLDYSFLMLYAQPKGTFYLQLEDDIIATPDYIESIKSFAAQQSQDWMVLEFSQLGFIGKLFKSEDLPLIVEFFLMFYKDKPIDWLIDHLLWVKVCNPEKDSTHCEKEKSKLRIRAKPSLFQHMGVYSSLAGKIQNLKDKDFRKNLLLKAHNNPPAKLDTSLRIYHQYTLEKVYKGQDCFWASAPVAGDYIRFTFLNPLEVEKYLFRSGNMEHPGDKLFNTTVEVLPADEMLIKELVDNGSKLNYPATKDGYLKIGAFENGIAEGSINRSVGRIQAIRLSVNSDSPVWAILSEVLIKTSEN; from the exons GAAATGACTTAGATATGTACCAACACCAGTTGCTGGAACTTCAGCAGAGACTATTGTAtgctgaagaggaaaataaaaaaagatcaCACGAACTGAACAGTGCCCTAGATGAAATTAAACATATAATTGCAAGAAGAATGAACATgacaaaaaaccacacag GTGATATGAAGTGGAAAGAATTAAACTTCCCCAGCAAACTCCCCGTGCATCTTACAAATGTGTACTACTATCTCCCTCACCTTCAAGAATATGAAGATGCAATTTTCCCAAATGTTATTTTTGGGCAACAGAGAACTGGAG TCTCCCTGGTGATGGGTATTCCTAcagtgaaaagggaaaaacaaaattaccTGATTGATACATTGCATTCCCTACTGTACAAACTTTCTGAAGAGCAAAAGAAGGACTGCATAATAATCATCTTTATAGCAGAG gTGGATGTAGAGTATGTTAAGAGGGTTTCAGAAAGTGTTAAAACCAG CTTCCCCAGAGAAGTCCAGTCTGGAGCCCTAGAGGTtatttctcctcctgcttcttaTTACCCAGATCTTTCCAACCTGAAGAAAACACTTGGAGATTCTGAGGACAGAGTAAG GTGGAGAACTAAACAGAATTTGGATTATAGCTTTTTAATGCTATATGCTCAACCTAAGGGAACATTTTATTTACAG ctGGAAGATGATATTATAGCCACACCTGATTATATTGAAAGTATAAAAAGCTTTGCTGCTCAACAGTCCCAAGATTGGATGGTTCTCGAGTTCTCCCAGCTTGGATTTATTG GAAAATTGTTTAAATCAGAAGACTTGCCACTCATAGTGGaattttttctcatgttctaTAAGGATAAGCCCATAGACTGGCTTATAGACCACCTGCTCTGGGTTAAAGTGTGCAATCCAGAAAAGGATTCA ACACACTGTGAAAAGGAGAAGTCAAAGTTACGTATCCGTGCTAAACCATCTCTCTTTCAGCATATGGGAGTTTATTCATCATTGGCTGGGAAGATACAGAATTTGAAA GATaaagattttagaaaaaatCTGCTACTTAAAGCACATAATAATCCACCTGCAAAACTGGATACAAGCCTAAGAATATACCACCAATATACCTTGGAAAAAGTTTATAAAGGACAAGACTGTTTTTGGGCttcagctccagtggcaggtgACTACATCAGGTTCACATTTTTAAATCCACTAGAAGTTGAAAA GTACTTGTTCAGAAGTGGAAACATGGAGCACCCTGGTGATAAACTGTTTAACACTACTGTGGAAGTGTTGCCAGCTGAT gaaaTGCTAATAAAAGAATTGGTTGATAATGGAAGTAAATTAAACTACCCAGCAACCAAAGACGGGTATCTAAAAATAG ggGCTTTTGAAAATGGCATTGCAGAAGGCAGCATTAATCGGTCAGTAGGAAGAATACAGGCTATTCGTTTATCAGTCAATTCTGATTCTCCAGTCTGGGCAATACTGAGTGAG gTACTTATCAAGacatctgaaaactga